In the Sphingobacteriaceae bacterium genome, one interval contains:
- a CDS encoding DUF2600 family protein translates to MSRGTRLLWPGLTPGLAYGMRLFRRVLPLVHAELENWRRLATAIPEPSIREQALNSIRYKRFHCEGGAVFACQFARPDPGLVGAIVALQTLSDYLDNLTDRWAPGDGRMARRLHRAFIDAVEPHRPGGRYFDPAGPHDGGYAAALAETVRRECRRRPGYGAVAGTMGWLARRYADLQVLKHLDAGRREPLLRRWAERHSRPWAGGLHWWEFAAAAGSTLAMFSLLAAARDPALTADQASALAGAYFPWICALHILLDYFIDQEEDRLGGDFNFAACYRDDGQAVARLEHLLERALAAAATLVPAGFHSLVVQGLPGLYLADGKVDRQGFRGHARRLLARAGHRAWVVHWVARWRRRLAREDPGLQPPPLPGA, encoded by the coding sequence GGCGCCTGGCCACCGCCATCCCAGAGCCCTCCATCCGGGAGCAGGCATTGAACAGCATCCGGTACAAGCGGTTCCACTGCGAGGGGGGCGCCGTCTTCGCCTGCCAGTTTGCCCGGCCCGACCCGGGCCTGGTCGGGGCCATCGTAGCCCTGCAGACTTTGAGCGACTACCTGGACAACCTGACGGACCGCTGGGCGCCGGGAGACGGCCGGATGGCCCGGCGGCTGCACCGGGCCTTCATCGATGCGGTGGAGCCCCACCGCCCCGGCGGCCGCTACTTTGACCCCGCAGGCCCCCACGACGGCGGCTACGCCGCAGCCCTGGCGGAAACGGTACGCCGGGAATGCCGCCGTCGACCCGGCTATGGGGCGGTGGCCGGAACCATGGGCTGGCTGGCCCGGCGGTACGCCGACCTGCAGGTGCTGAAGCACCTGGACGCCGGGCGGCGGGAGCCCCTCCTGCGTCGCTGGGCCGAGCGCCACAGCCGCCCTTGGGCCGGCGGCTTGCACTGGTGGGAATTTGCCGCCGCCGCCGGCTCCACCTTGGCCATGTTCAGCCTGCTGGCGGCTGCCCGGGATCCGGCCCTGACGGCGGACCAGGCTTCGGCTTTGGCCGGGGCCTACTTCCCGTGGATTTGCGCCCTCCACATCTTGCTGGACTACTTCATCGACCAGGAAGAAGACCGGCTGGGGGGCGATTTCAACTTCGCCGCCTGCTACCGGGATGACGGACAGGCCGTGGCCCGGCTGGAGCACCTGCTGGAGCGGGCTTTGGCCGCAGCGGCCACCCTGGTGCCGGCGGGCTTCCACTCATTGGTGGTGCAGGGCCTGCCGGGGCTATACCTGGCCGACGGCAAGGTGGACCGCCAAGGTTTCCGGGGCCATGCCCGGCGGCTGCTGGCCCGGGCGGGCCATCGGGCCTGGGTGGTGCACTGGGTGGCCCGCTGGCGCCGCCGCCTGGCCCGGGAAGATCCCGGCCTGCAGCCGCCGCCCCTGCCCGGAGCTTAG
- a CDS encoding succinylglutamate desuccinylase/aspartoacylase family protein, whose translation MIPLAHFNGSSKAAGPGEKLHTAVPVGRLADGRRVELPVVIVRGSGEGPTVYVQAAVHGDEVNGIEVIRRFLHALEPSALSGSIIAVPVANLPAFTARQRHTPWDGADMNRAWPGKPDGNMSERMAHALFESFVRQADAVIDLHADFADTVMHALFLPDQRESRRLAEVFGLPVLIQDDPEAGAPDQRFQGQLARGCAGIGTPAITVQLGGPGRFHEEAVAAGVRGLWNVFRYLRITPGEPEPPRQPQVVVEGRLTKALAPSGGLFVPAVAVGDKVELGQPLGTIYGLQRLVDEADVPAPVTGMVVALNPHPTVHTGEVIALVGKMA comes from the coding sequence GTGATCCCCCTGGCCCATTTTAACGGCAGCAGCAAAGCCGCCGGCCCCGGGGAGAAGCTGCATACGGCGGTCCCCGTAGGCCGCTTGGCCGACGGCCGGCGGGTGGAATTGCCCGTGGTCATCGTCAGGGGTTCCGGGGAAGGTCCCACCGTCTACGTGCAGGCCGCCGTCCACGGCGATGAAGTCAACGGCATCGAGGTGATCCGGCGGTTCCTCCATGCCTTGGAGCCCTCCGCCCTATCGGGGAGCATCATCGCCGTACCCGTGGCCAACCTGCCGGCCTTCACCGCCCGGCAGCGCCACACCCCTTGGGACGGGGCCGACATGAACCGGGCGTGGCCCGGCAAGCCCGACGGCAACATGAGCGAGCGCATGGCCCACGCCTTGTTCGAAAGCTTTGTGCGCCAGGCCGATGCGGTCATCGACCTTCACGCCGACTTTGCCGATACCGTAATGCACGCCCTTTTCCTCCCCGACCAGCGGGAGAGCCGGCGGCTGGCCGAAGTTTTCGGCCTGCCCGTTCTCATCCAGGATGACCCGGAAGCCGGCGCGCCCGATCAACGCTTCCAGGGCCAGCTGGCCCGGGGGTGCGCCGGCATCGGCACCCCGGCCATCACCGTCCAACTGGGCGGCCCCGGCCGGTTCCATGAGGAGGCGGTGGCAGCCGGTGTGCGGGGCCTGTGGAATGTTTTTCGATATTTGCGCATAACGCCGGGCGAACCGGAACCGCCCCGGCAGCCCCAGGTGGTGGTGGAAGGCCGGTTGACCAAGGCTTTGGCCCCCAGCGGCGGCCTGTTTGTGCCCGCCGTGGCCGTGGGTGACAAGGTGGAGTTGGGCCAGCCCCTAGGCACCATTTACGGCCTGCAGCGCCTGGTGGACGAAGCCGACGTGCCGGCCCCCGTCACCGGCATGGTGGTGGCCTTGAATCCCCATCCTACCGTCCATACGGGTGAAGTCATCGCCCTGGTGGGCAAGATGGCCTAA